Below is a window of Candidatus Neomarinimicrobiota bacterium DNA.
GGTCATCGCCGCTGTCAAAACGTTTCACTACCTTCACCTTACTTAAGTTACTATCGTTATTCCACGTGGCGAGAGCTTTATCGAGTACTTCCTCAGTGTCGTCACTGCTTAATCCACTTGCTGTGGCGCCGTCGCTCTGATCCACCAAATAAGTAATATCGTTACCCTGTGCTGCCCGGCGCAAATCGCCCGGAACCCATTGAATAGTTCCTTGGTGAATCCTATTACTTGGTCTGCCTTTTCCGATTGTGAAAAAATCAATGGATTCAACAGCAAAATTTAATCCGCTTGCGGCGAGTTCATCATTGATATTAAACATCATAGCGAGAACTGCCGAATCGCCCTGAGCTTGACTACCGGACGGTTTAGACCGCTTGCTAAAAGAATCTGTGACGTTATTGGTGCCTTCCAAATCAGTGTTAACTGCGGTTGGTTGTGTATCTTCGCACCCTGCTATAATTACCGATAACGCAAAAAGCCATAATAGTGAAGCTGGATGTAGTTTCATGGCTTATCTCCCTATTTAATTTACATATTTTTACCAGTCCTAATTACTTAATAATACAACACATATACCTTCAAATCAACAAATACCTGAATGTCCGAAATATTGTCGTGAGACTGAATATATGTATTATTGTAAGAAATTGGTGTGATGTGGGACAACTTTTGATTCAGAATTGAATTCAGGGCATCACATTGCCTCAAACTTCTCCCGTATTGCTCTGATATGCTCCGGTCCCATTCTGCAACAGCCTCCAATCAATTTGGCGCCATTGCGGTACCATTTTCCGGCATCTTTGCCGCACTCAAGCGGTTCTGAACTGCCGGACCAGGTCCGATTTTCCCCGTTGTAAAGCTCTCCGGAATTCGGATAAACGACAATATGCTTATCCGGCGCACCTGCTCTGATATGCTCGATCAAAGAAGATATGTAACGAGGCGGTGTGCAATTCACTCCAACGGCAACCACTCCGTCACACTCATTAAAAAGCGAAACACATTCTTTTATCGGAGTTCCATCACTGATATGCTCGCCGTCTTTACACGAAAAACTTACCCATGCGAACAGATCAGGCGTTTGTTGGAGCAGCTCCAATATCACTTCCGCTTCTCTGATGCTGGGGATAGTTTCGATAGCTAATAAATCAGCAGGCGAAACCGCAAGAATCTCCCATCTCTGCTTATGGAACTCTAATAATTCATTTTTAGAAACAGCGTAATCACCTCGATATTCCGCACCATCAGCAAGAACAGCGCCATATGGACCAATGCTCGCTGCGACGAGCGGCAACAGTTCCGATTCTTTACCCTCCATAAACTCATCACGGGCTTCTATTGCCAGAGTCACAGACTTTTGTAAAAGGGTTATGGCTTCTCTCTCTGAGAGTCCATACTCAATAAAACCTTTGATAGATGCCTGATAACTTGCCGATATGATGCAGTTAGCGCCTGCTTCAAGATATGACAGATGCACATTTTTTATCGCTTCAGGATTTTCCAACAATATTTGTGCCGACCAAAGCTTTGTGCTTAAATCGAATCCTTGCTTTTCCAGCTCGGTGGCGAGTCCTCCATCCAGCAGAAGCATACCATACTTCTCAATAAACGGTTCTATTGGCGAGTATATTGACCTCAAATAAAACTTTCCTCACGCACTACGCATCTACCGCAATGAAAACATATATTCTCCTTAAAACTAAGGAATATCCTCCATTGTATCTATTGTTTTCAACTTTGCGTACCGAACGAACAATGACCCTAATCTACTTCGAATTCCAGAGAGCTCGGCTATAGATAATTTATCCTTTTGAAGCTTAATCGCTTTCTTCCGGTAAAACGCGCCGCTGTTTCACCACGCAGCTTATTAATTAGCGGGGTTACATCGTTACAGTGAAGTCAGGATATGCTTCAGCTCCGTGTTCCACCAGATCGAGCCCGAGTATTTCCTCTTCTTTAGTTACCCTGATACCCATTGTGCGCTTCAGTATTAAGAACATCACCATTGATAGCCCAAACGACCAAATGAACACAGTCATGACTCCGAGGAGTTGAGCAAATAACAGATTTATTCCACCTCCGAAAAACAGTCCGTTCACGCCTCCGAACGACTCTTGCGCGAAAAACCCTACCGCTAAAGTTCCCCATGCGCCGCACACTCCGTGGACGGATATTGCGCCAACAGGATCATCTATCTTCAATCTGTCGAAGAGAGCAACTGAATAGTTTACGATTATTCCGCCGATTACTCCTATTAAGACCGCGCTAAGCGGACTTACGTTTGCTGTTCCTGCGGTTATGCTGACCAAACCGGCAAGCGCGCCGTTAAGCGACATGCCGATATCCGGTTTTCCTTCTCTCAGCCATGATGTTATCATAGCTGATACGACTCCTGCGCTCGCCGCAAGTGTGGTAGTTACTGTAATTATCGCTATTGTCAAGTCAGTGCCCGAAGTAGTCGAGCCTGCATTAAAACCATACCACCCAAACCACAAAATAAATACGCCAAGCGAAGCCAAAGTGAGAGAATGACCTCTGATAGGACCTATGACGTTAGTGTAACGGCCTATCCTTGGTCCCACTACTATAGCGCCGGCAAGAGCAGCCCATCCTCCAACCGAATGAACTACCGTCGAGCCCGCGAAGTCTATCATCGGTGTCTCTAAAGATGATAACCATCCACCGCCCCAGATCCAATGACCTGAAACAGGGTAAATAAGCGTCGTGATGACCACCGAGTAAATTATATAACTGCTGAACTTTATCCTTCCTGCCACAGCGCCCGAAACTATTGTAGCGGCTGTAGCCGCAAATACCGCCTGGAATATCCAATACGCGTACTGAAACGGTTCTGTTACGTTATTCAGGAAAAATCCTTCCGACCCAAAAAATGCATTCCCCGCTCCGAACATCAGCGCAAAACCGACCGCCCAGTATCCGAGAGCGCCGAATGAAAAATCTACGAGGTTCTTCATCATAATATTAACGGCATTTTTCGATCGGGTAAATCCCGTTTCGACCATTGCAAATCCGGCTTGCATGAAGAAAACCAAAAACGCCGCGATGAGCGTCCATACCATATCAAGCGCCTCGGCATTACTATCCGGCGTATTTCCTGCAAATGCATATGCGGATAAGGCAATTACGAAAACAGTCGCGCTCATTAAATTTTTCAGGAACCAAGTGATATTTTTTATCTGAAAACTCAATTCTAAATCCCCTCCTCTTTTAATTTAATGCATCGTTGCCTGATTCTTCCGTTCTAATCCTGATAGCATCATCTACATTTGATAAGAAAATTTTCCCGTCACCTATCTCTCCTGTTTTCGCCGCCAACAGAATTTGCCGTACCGCCTCTTCAACTTTATCATCAGGTACAACTACTTCGATTTTCACCTTAGGCAAAAAATCTATATGATATTCCCTTCCGCGATATAATTCCGATTGACCCTTTTGGCGGCCGTATCCCCTTACTTCAGACACCGTCATTCCACGGATGCCGATTTCGACAAGCGCTTCTTTCACCTCATCTAATTTGAACGGCTTAATTATTGCTTCGAGTTTTTTCAATTATTGTTCCTCCACATTACCGGAATATCCGAACATATGTTCTGCAATAAATAATTTGTGAAAATAACATTCCAAAACACATTTTACATTAGTATTTACCGAATGAAATGTTTTTTGTATTATTTTTTAAAATATATAAGATTAACACCTGCCCTACATTACCTCCCAAAACCGAGAGAGAACCATAACTTATTATCGCCGCTGAAACCTTTGATACTCAGCGGAATTATGGCATAATATACAGCAGGGGAAAGCGAGCCGAATGAGAACTCGAAGCTACTGCCGGCGCTAAAAACAATATCGCTTATCCCGCTGTCGGCTCCCCATTGACCGCCATTGTATCCGACTGAAAGGGAAAAGTCAACCGCCCTTTCAGCGAAATTCATTGAATGATCTCCACTTGCCAGAAGATACACTCCATCGCCGAGATTAAGGTCATAATACAAACCAAATGATAAACCGTAGGGCATTCTTGAATCCGTTACCGTTATGAACGGTTCAGGCGTGGTGTTGCCGTCGAAACTGAAATTATCTGCGTTCAACCATGAATAATATGTTAACCCGACGGAATACTCGGTAGTCTCACCAAACGAACTGTTGTATGAAAAATAAACGTCGAACTCGTCATCAGAACTCAGCTTATTCCTGTTGGTCAGTGCAAATGAAGACCAGTAACCATACTCCATTGAGCCTTTTGAATAGCTGACTCCCGGCTGAACGGCAGGTTTATTTTTCGGTGTGAGGTCCCAGCCCCGCCAGATATATTTACTGGTAAAGTCTAATGTATAAGCTACAGCAGAATCTTCTGCATAGACCGGAGTCACGGATGCAGCCGCCAATACAAATGTAGAGATAATATAGATAGATTTCATATTGCCCCTCTTTGTAATTCGTTACTTGATATTTCCCATTCCAATAAAAATGATATTGGGGCATCATGATTTTTCCCGATTTTTCAGCCCACCGCTTATACTACACTTTGAGATTTTAGATTGCAATATAAAAGTATTAAATAAATAATTTTTTTAACAAAAAACAATGTTCAATGACTAATTATTATTAGCTATCATTTTGGCGTGATGTAAGACGGCTGAAAAGCAGTATTAAATCCCGATAGGATTCAAACCTTGCCGCACTTTGTGATTCGAATTTCTCCAATTTTCGGAAAAATACAACTTGCAATTTCCTACTGAAACATTTTGCACCGACTAATCGTAACTATCAATACTTCTTATTCAATTTATAAATAAAAATGGAGATTGAAATGTCTGTCAAAGCAGCTGATTTCAGCGATCTATTTTATTCAAATAACAATTGGGTTTCGGTTAAAAATTCAGTGCGAAAGAGTATCGGTTATTTAACGTGTGCGTTTACAGCCCTATTAATACTGAGCCTCCCTCTTTATGCACAAGGTTGGAGTTGGCCGGAAAAGCATTCAAACTAAATTCAAAAGAGTATCCTAAGTCCGGGAACGTTTGGGACAGTCTCGCTGAGGGGTACATGAAAACAGGGGATAATAAGAAGGCGAAAAAGTACTATCGTAAGTCGTTGAAGCTTACTCCTAATAATCAGAACGCGAAAGATATGTTGAAGAAACTCAAGGAGAAAGAGTAGAAATAGCCTCGTAGCTGACGTATTAGCGACTGATTTAAATTAGCGGGAATGTCTGAGAATCCCCGCCAGACCAATTATCGGGCAGGCCCGCCTGACAGCATGGCGGGCAGGGAACTCAGCGGACGAGTTTCCCCGTCCCAGCGGGTTTGAAGTCCGCGGCGCCCACCAGGGTCACAACCACTCCCGAATATTATTTTTGATAAATTGTTTTAACCTTCTTGCAACTTTATGGATAATTATTTACATTATCCAGTAGGTAAAAAAATTAGCGCCGCGTTCTTGTCTGAATTACCAATTTTAATCGGGTTTGGAAATAAAAGGAAATGTTAATTCAGCGTCGCATAAAAAGAAATGTCTGAAACTGACCTTTTAAATACACAAACATTGGGGTTTCTTCGCTACCGCAAAAACGGCAGACTGGATGAAATAAATTCTGCTGTTCCGAAGTTGTTTGGATATAAGTCAAAAAAAGAATTTCTTTCCTCCAAAACTCCAAAAGAAATTTTCATTATCATTTCAGAAAAAGTTGCTCATATTGATAAAACCGCGGTTTGGTCTTCCTTTAAATCTGTATTTATAAAAAAGGATAAATCAAAATTGCATGCGGAATACTTCCTCTCAGTGAACGATGATTCCTATGAAGTTATACTTATAAATGATATAAGAATTCAGGAAGGACTTGAGAGAGCCTTAAGCGGGAGTGAAGAAAAATCTAAGTTAACATTAGATACTTTGGTTGACGGTGTGATAACAATGGGCACCAATTCTCTTATTGAATCGGTAAATCCGGCTGTGGAAAAAATATTCGGCTATAAAGCTAAAGAACTCATCGGGAAAAACGTGAAAATATTAATGCCGGAACCGGATAAAAGTCTCCATAATAAATACGTTGATTCCTACCAAAAATCCGGAAAAGCAAAAATTATCGGAATAGGAAGAGAAGTCAAAGGCAGGAAGAAAAATGGAAAAATATTTCCAATATACTTGGGCGTAAGTGAACTTAATCTTCCTGACCGTAAGTTATATATTGGAATGATCCGCGATATTTCTGTTCAGAAAAAAGCAGAAGATGGTTTTTTATTAGCTCGTGCGGAACTCGAAAATAAAGTTACCGAACGAACCTCAGAACTCTCAGATGAAATATCATTCAGAAAAGCTACTGAGAAAATTCTTGACAAACAGGCTTCTTTCGTAAGGCAAAATCCGGGGCCTGTATTCCAAACAGATTATAATGGAACGATTAATTTTGCAAATCCTGTATCAGAAAAACTATACGGGAAAAACCTGATAAATAAATCAATCATAACCCTAATGAAAGGAGTGACGAAATCTAAATTAAAAAAAATGAAGGGTGGAAAGGCAGTTCTCTATGAGGAGATTATCGGTAATAATACGTTCCTTCTAACGATTATAAAAGACACTAAAGCGAAAAATATTTATATATATGGCGCTGACATTACTTTACTCCGCCAATCTGAAGAATTACTTGAAAAACA
It encodes the following:
- a CDS encoding P-II family nitrogen regulator; translation: MKKLEAIIKPFKLDEVKEALVEIGIRGMTVSEVRGYGRQKGQSELYRGREYHIDFLPKVKIEVVVPDDKVEEAVRQILLAAKTGEIGDGKIFLSNVDDAIRIRTEESGNDALN
- a CDS encoding tetratricopeptide repeat protein translates to MAGKAFKLNSKEYPKSGNVWDSLAEGYMKTGDNKKAKKYYRKSLKLTPNNQNAKDMLKKLKEKE
- the mmuM gene encoding homocysteine S-methyltransferase; the protein is MYSPIEPFIEKYGMLLLDGGLATELEKQGFDLSTKLWSAQILLENPEAIKNVHLSYLEAGANCIISASYQASIKGFIEYGLSEREAITLLQKSVTLAIEARDEFMEGKESELLPLVAASIGPYGAVLADGAEYRGDYAVSKNELLEFHKQRWEILAVSPADLLAIETIPSIREAEVILELLQQTPDLFAWVSFSCKDGEHISDGTPIKECVSLFNECDGVVAVGVNCTPPRYISSLIEHIRAGAPDKHIVVYPNSGELYNGENRTWSGSSEPLECGKDAGKWYRNGAKLIGGCCRMGPEHIRAIREKFEAM
- a CDS encoding PAS domain S-box protein, coding for MSETDLLNTQTLGFLRYRKNGRLDEINSAVPKLFGYKSKKEFLSSKTPKEIFIIISEKVAHIDKTAVWSSFKSVFIKKDKSKLHAEYFLSVNDDSYEVILINDIRIQEGLERALSGSEEKSKLTLDTLVDGVITMGTNSLIESVNPAVEKIFGYKAKELIGKNVKILMPEPDKSLHNKYVDSYQKSGKAKIIGIGREVKGRKKNGKIFPIYLGVSELNLPDRKLYIGMIRDISVQKKAEDGFLLARAELENKVTERTSELSDEISFRKATEKILDKQASFVRQNPGPVFQTDYNGTINFANPVSEKLYGKNLINKSIITLMKGVTKSKLKKMKGGKAVLYEEIIGNNTFLLTIIKDTKAKNIYIYGADITLLRQSEELLEKQASFVRQNPGPVFRTDYNGTITFTNPVSERLFGKRLVNKSIITLMKGITKSQLKKLKGERAVLFEEDIGDKTFLLTIIKDTKAKNIYIYGADITLLRQSEELLRVSEDKFRNFFYNQPEYCYVVSPEGIILDVNRAALKILGYKREELVGKSVLKIYPIESHQSAINNMKVWLSTGILKEVEMEIITKHGERRIVHLSCSAVNGKDGKLLHSISVQSDITDRILDQKEKERLSRNLGYRVKELSCLQAVGEIIENETSLSRLLSKVSK
- a CDS encoding ammonium transporter, with translation MSATVFVIALSAYAFAGNTPDSNAEALDMVWTLIAAFLVFFMQAGFAMVETGFTRSKNAVNIMMKNLVDFSFGALGYWAVGFALMFGAGNAFFGSEGFFLNNVTEPFQYAYWIFQAVFAATAATIVSGAVAGRIKFSSYIIYSVVITTLIYPVSGHWIWGGGWLSSLETPMIDFAGSTVVHSVGGWAALAGAIVVGPRIGRYTNVIGPIRGHSLTLASLGVFILWFGWYGFNAGSTTSGTDLTIAIITVTTTLAASAGVVSAMITSWLREGKPDIGMSLNGALAGLVSITAGTANVSPLSAVLIGVIGGIIVNYSVALFDRLKIDDPVGAISVHGVCGAWGTLAVGFFAQESFGGVNGLFFGGGINLLFAQLLGVMTVFIWSFGLSMVMFLILKRTMGIRVTKEEEILGLDLVEHGAEAYPDFTVTM